The following are from one region of the Mangifera indica cultivar Alphonso chromosome 14, CATAS_Mindica_2.1, whole genome shotgun sequence genome:
- the LOC123195908 gene encoding RING-H2 finger protein ATL52-like, with translation MGSIGNPKTWVPFVNNKDCSQRFCSEHCPQWCYIIFPPPPPSANQFTEDNSSLTFSPLVIAIIGIIASAFLLVSYYTIISKCCGNRSSVRASENNPEPTQELEDDHNPSLHEPWFVVTAGLDDALIKSITVCKYKKGDGLIEGTVCSVCLSEFEEDESIRLLPKCSHAFHLPCIDTWLKNHSNCPLCRANIFFISASPPQLPPIIESPANQDSVQDSQAASENVAIVQDIERGLSEEGIIQNDGNLKTPLRAFSDLGNLQGRNAVMEMTKEWCQHIRRSISMDHSCQTGVSIADMLRMNRDEDIIREEECSGSEGSSKQSAETSKAMSKKKALHCVRSPVMKRTFSSGRFLLTRQGRLRDSIIPL, from the coding sequence ATGGGTTCTATAGGAAATCCCAAAACTTGGGTTCCATTTGTGAATAACAAAGATTGTTCTCAAAGATTCTGCAGCGAGCATTGTCCACAATGGTGCTACATAATCTTCCCTCCTCCACCTCCTTCTGCCAATCAGTTCACTGAAGACAATTCAAGTCTAACTTTTTCTCCTCTTGTAATTGCCATCATCGGCATTATTGCAAGTGCTTTTCTTCTGGTAAGTTATTACACCATAATCTCTAAATGTTGTGGCAACAGAAGCTCTGTAAGAGCAAGTGAAAATAATCCTGAGCCAACTCAAGAATTGGAAGACGATCACAACCCTTCTCTCCATGAGCCATGGTTTGTTGTAACTGCTGGCTTGGATGATGCTCTCATCAAGTCCATTACAGTTTGTAAGTACAAGAAGGGAGACGGTTTGATTGAAGGCACTGTCTGCTCAGTTTGTCTCAGTGAGTTCGAAGAAGATGAAAGCATTAGGCTTTTACCGAAGTGTAGCCACGCTTTCCATCTTCCTTGCATTGATACATGGCTTAAGAATCATTCAAATTGCCCTTTGTGTCGGGCTAACATCTTTTTCATCAGTGCTTCGCCTCCTCAGTTACCTCCGATCATTGAATCTCCGGCAAATCAAGACTCGGTACAAGATAGTCAAGCTGCGAGTGAAAATGTAGCAATTGTACAAGATATAGAAAGAGGCCTCAGCGAAGAGGGGATAATTCAGAATGATGGGAATTTGAAGACTCCATTGCGTGCTTTTAGTGATCTGGGGAATTTGCAAGGGAGAAATGCTGTTATGGAGATGACAAAAGAATGGTGTCAACACATAAGAAGATCAATTTCAATGGATCATTCATGTCAAACCGGGGTTTCGATTGCTGATATGCTGAGAATGAACCGAGATGAAGATATTATTCGAGAGGAAGAATGTAGTGGAAGTGAAGGATCATCAAAACAATCAGCAGAAACCAGCAAGGCCATGAGCAAGAAAAAGGCTTTGCATTGTGTAAGGAGTCCTGTGATGAAGAGAACGTTTTCAAGTGGAAGATTCCTGCTCACCAGGCAAGGAAGATTGCGAGACTCAATCATTcctctgtaa
- the LOC123196020 gene encoding transcription factor bHLH71-like, with product MTLEALSSNEFLNFIIYDTISATPYSNHDSLETAAGFSLGNDKTTPQVLQDQVLNIGALNASSFSPMTRQRRAGGVEALDKKQHLAVQGRKKRRRKPRVCKNKEEAETQRMTHIAVERNRRKQMNEHLAVLRSLMPESYVQRGDQASIVGGAIEFLKELEHLLQSLETQKLQLLQNRENAAAANNKDSSFSVSEMVPPPFAQFFVYPQYTWSQIPNKFTSKTKAAIADIEVTLIETHANLRILSRTNPRHLSKLVAGFHSLQLSILHLNVTTMDPLALYSISAKVEEGCQLTSVGDIAAAVHHMLRMIEEAQNVDGLSIIN from the exons ATGACACTTGAAGCTCTTTCTTCTAATGAGTTCTTGAACTTCATCATCTATGATACTATCTCTGCAACCCCATATAGCAACCATGATTCTTTAGAAACCGCAGCCGGTTTCTCATTgggaaatgacaaaacaacgCCTCAAGTTCTTCAAGACCAAGTTCTTAATATTGGTGCTTTGAATGCCTCTTCGTTTTCACCAATGACTAGACAACGTCGCGCTGGGGGAGTCGAAGCATTGGACAAGAAGCAGCACCTGGCAGTGCAAGggaggaaaaagagaagaagaaagccGAGAGTTTGCAAAAACAAAGAGGAAGCTGAGACACAAAGAATGACACACATTGCTGTTGAGAGAAACCGCCGTAAACAAATGAATGAGCATCTTGCTGTGCTGCGTTCACTCATGCCTGAATCTTACGTGCAAAGG GGTGACCAGGCTTCCATTGTAGGAGGAGCTATAGAGTTTTTAAAGGAACTAGAGCATCTTCTGCAGTCACTTGAGACTCAAAAGCTCCAATTACTACAAAATAGAGAAAATGCAGCAGCTGCTAATAACAAAGACAGCAGCTTCTCTGTCTCTGAAATGGTGCCACCACCTTTTGCACAATTTTTTGTGTACCCTCAATACACATGGTCTCAGATCCCTAACAAGTTTACATCCAAGACAAAAGCAGCCATAGCTGATATCGAGGTCACCTTGATTGAAACTCATGCAAATCTTAGAATCCTTTCTAGGACAAACCCTAGACACCTCTCTAAACTAGTTGCTGGTTTTCACTCGCTTCAGCTCTCCATTCTTCACCTTAATGTCACCACCATGGACCCATTGGCCCTCTACTCTATCAGTGCTAAG GTTGAAGAAGGATGCCAACTGACTTCAGTAGGTGACATAGCAGCAGCTGTTCACCACATGCTTAGGATGATTGAAGAAGCTCAAAATGTTGATGgattatcaataattaattag
- the LOC123197085 gene encoding uncharacterized protein At4g17910 isoform X2 — MASLNLNKQLKEQFVSNLTGSSFTKIFVLLAIVPTSTLLRQAFNSYRSIDEASSKKKENDELVLASKKFWAYIATIVVDFFFIVVPMLLFFTILSDWAYLGWFLLLLVFFSLTGKRIFPRENAKTETYGTSVMDLGVGSFVVANAIVSRQARNALSINWKTALKTTSPLILLGFVRLLTTTGVDYQVHVGEYGVHWNFFFTLAGVSVLTSITNVPPKYCGILGSLVLIGYQSWLNCGLNAYLLSNERGTDIISKNKEGIFSLFGYWALYLVGVQLSRYLFFQNGSHSTRRSNNMTFVKVWLVALLLWILTLLVDRHIERVSRRMCNLAYVTWVLSLNLQLVGGFMISQYFPVCRITALEEAFNSNLLASFLLANLFTGLVNVSVDTLSASSISSILILFMYSFTLSMIIGIAHFCGIRLKFW; from the exons ATGGCCTCTCTCAATCTCAACAAGCAACTCAAAGAACA aTTCGTCAGCAATTTGACCGGATCTTCTTTTACCAAAATCTTTGTGCTTCTAGCAATTGTTCCT aCTTCAACACTTCTGCGGCAGGCCTTCAACTCCTATCGCTCGATTg aCGAGGCGTCATCGAAGAAGAAGGAGAATGATGAGTTAGTTTTAGCTTCCAAGAAGTTTTGGGCTTACATTGCTACTATTGTTGTGGattttttcttcattgttgttcccatgcttttatttttcact ATTCTATCAGATTGGGCCTATCTAGGAtggtttttgttgttgttagtATTCTTTTCCCTAACAGGAAAAAG AATATTTCCCAGAGAAAATGCTAAGACTGAGACTTATGGTACTAGTGTG ATGGATCTTGGGGTTGGCTCCTTTGTGGTAGCAAATGCAATAGTATCACGGCAAGCACGGAATGCCTTATCAAT AAATTGGAAAACTGCACTTAAAACTACTAGTCCATTGATATTGCTGGGCTTCGTTCGGCTTCTTACTACTACAGGTGTGGACTATCAG GTTCACGTTGGGGAATATGGAGTGCACTGGAATTTCTTTTTCACACTTGCTGGTGTATCAGTTCTTACATCTATAACAAATGTTCCTCCTAAGTATTGTGGAATTCTTGGTTCTTTGGTTCTAATAG GATACCAGAGTTGGTTGAATTGTGGATTAAATGCGTATCTGCTTTCTAACGAAAGGGGAACAGATATCATAAGCAAAAACAAAGAAGGGATTTTTAGCCTATTTG GATATTGGGCCCTCTATCTTGTTGGTGTCCAGTTGAGTCGCTATCTTTTTTTTCAGAACGGTTCTCATTCCACACGGAGAAGCAATAATATGACATTTGTTAAAGTCTGGCTTGTTGCTCTTCTGTTATG GATATTGACATTGCTTGTGGACAGACACATTGAAAGAGTTTCACGCAGAATG TGCAACCTGGCTTATGTTACTTGGGTGTTGTCTCTGAATTTACAG CTTGTAGGAGGCTTCATGATATCTCAGTACTTCCCTGTGTGCAGAATTACAGCACTTGAAGAAGCATTTAACAGCAATTTACTGGCTTCATTTCTTCTG GCAAATCTGTTCACGGGGCTGGTAAATGTGTCAGTCGATACACTGTCTGCCTCGTCAATCTCATCTATTTTAATCTTGTTTATGTACTCATTTACCCTGTCTATGATAATTGGGATCGCACATTTTTGTGGCATAAGGTTAAAATTTTGGTAG
- the LOC123197085 gene encoding uncharacterized protein At4g17910 isoform X1 — translation MASLNLNKQLKEQFVSNLTGSSFTKIFVLLAIVPTSTLLRQAFNSYRSIDEASSKKKENDELVLASKKFWAYIATIVVDFFFIVVPMLLFFTILSDWAYLGWFLLLLVFFSLTGKRFVISPKPGEGADSLRPFISSYRVCTMFMTCLCILAVDFRIFPRENAKTETYGTSVMDLGVGSFVVANAIVSRQARNALSINWKTALKTTSPLILLGFVRLLTTTGVDYQVHVGEYGVHWNFFFTLAGVSVLTSITNVPPKYCGILGSLVLIGYQSWLNCGLNAYLLSNERGTDIISKNKEGIFSLFGYWALYLVGVQLSRYLFFQNGSHSTRRSNNMTFVKVWLVALLLWILTLLVDRHIERVSRRMCNLAYVTWVLSLNLQLVGGFMISQYFPVCRITALEEAFNSNLLASFLLANLFTGLVNVSVDTLSASSISSILILFMYSFTLSMIIGIAHFCGIRLKFW, via the exons ATGGCCTCTCTCAATCTCAACAAGCAACTCAAAGAACA aTTCGTCAGCAATTTGACCGGATCTTCTTTTACCAAAATCTTTGTGCTTCTAGCAATTGTTCCT aCTTCAACACTTCTGCGGCAGGCCTTCAACTCCTATCGCTCGATTg aCGAGGCGTCATCGAAGAAGAAGGAGAATGATGAGTTAGTTTTAGCTTCCAAGAAGTTTTGGGCTTACATTGCTACTATTGTTGTGGattttttcttcattgttgttcccatgcttttatttttcact ATTCTATCAGATTGGGCCTATCTAGGAtggtttttgttgttgttagtATTCTTTTCCCTAACAGGAAAAAG ATTTGTTATTTCTCCAAAACCGGGAGAAGGGGCTGATTCTCTCAGGCCTTTTATATCATCATACCGAGTTTGCacg ATGTTTATGACATGCTTGTGTATCTTGGCCGTCGATTTCAGAATATTTCCCAGAGAAAATGCTAAGACTGAGACTTATGGTACTAGTGTG ATGGATCTTGGGGTTGGCTCCTTTGTGGTAGCAAATGCAATAGTATCACGGCAAGCACGGAATGCCTTATCAAT AAATTGGAAAACTGCACTTAAAACTACTAGTCCATTGATATTGCTGGGCTTCGTTCGGCTTCTTACTACTACAGGTGTGGACTATCAG GTTCACGTTGGGGAATATGGAGTGCACTGGAATTTCTTTTTCACACTTGCTGGTGTATCAGTTCTTACATCTATAACAAATGTTCCTCCTAAGTATTGTGGAATTCTTGGTTCTTTGGTTCTAATAG GATACCAGAGTTGGTTGAATTGTGGATTAAATGCGTATCTGCTTTCTAACGAAAGGGGAACAGATATCATAAGCAAAAACAAAGAAGGGATTTTTAGCCTATTTG GATATTGGGCCCTCTATCTTGTTGGTGTCCAGTTGAGTCGCTATCTTTTTTTTCAGAACGGTTCTCATTCCACACGGAGAAGCAATAATATGACATTTGTTAAAGTCTGGCTTGTTGCTCTTCTGTTATG GATATTGACATTGCTTGTGGACAGACACATTGAAAGAGTTTCACGCAGAATG TGCAACCTGGCTTATGTTACTTGGGTGTTGTCTCTGAATTTACAG CTTGTAGGAGGCTTCATGATATCTCAGTACTTCCCTGTGTGCAGAATTACAGCACTTGAAGAAGCATTTAACAGCAATTTACTGGCTTCATTTCTTCTG GCAAATCTGTTCACGGGGCTGGTAAATGTGTCAGTCGATACACTGTCTGCCTCGTCAATCTCATCTATTTTAATCTTGTTTATGTACTCATTTACCCTGTCTATGATAATTGGGATCGCACATTTTTGTGGCATAAGGTTAAAATTTTGGTAG
- the LOC123197085 gene encoding uncharacterized protein At4g17910 isoform X3: MASLNLNKQLKEQFVSNLTGSSFTKIFVLLAIVPTSTLLRQAFNSYRSIDEASSKKKENDELVLASKKFWAYIATIVVDFFFIVVPMLLFFTILSDWAYLGWFLLLLVFFSLTGKRFVISPKPGEGADSLRPFISSYRVCTMFMTCLCILAVDFRIFPRENAKTETYGTSVMDLGVGSFVVANAIVSRQARNALSINWKTALKTTSPLILLGFVRLLTTTGVDYQVHVGEYGVHWNFFFTLAGVSVLTSITNVPPKYCGILGSLVLIGYQSWLNCGLNAYLLSNERGTDIISKNKEGIFSLFGYWALYLVGVQLSRYLFFQNGSHSTRRSNNMTFVKVWLVALLLWILTLLVDRHIERVSRRMCNLAYVTWVLSLNLQPK, translated from the exons ATGGCCTCTCTCAATCTCAACAAGCAACTCAAAGAACA aTTCGTCAGCAATTTGACCGGATCTTCTTTTACCAAAATCTTTGTGCTTCTAGCAATTGTTCCT aCTTCAACACTTCTGCGGCAGGCCTTCAACTCCTATCGCTCGATTg aCGAGGCGTCATCGAAGAAGAAGGAGAATGATGAGTTAGTTTTAGCTTCCAAGAAGTTTTGGGCTTACATTGCTACTATTGTTGTGGattttttcttcattgttgttcccatgcttttatttttcact ATTCTATCAGATTGGGCCTATCTAGGAtggtttttgttgttgttagtATTCTTTTCCCTAACAGGAAAAAG ATTTGTTATTTCTCCAAAACCGGGAGAAGGGGCTGATTCTCTCAGGCCTTTTATATCATCATACCGAGTTTGCacg ATGTTTATGACATGCTTGTGTATCTTGGCCGTCGATTTCAGAATATTTCCCAGAGAAAATGCTAAGACTGAGACTTATGGTACTAGTGTG ATGGATCTTGGGGTTGGCTCCTTTGTGGTAGCAAATGCAATAGTATCACGGCAAGCACGGAATGCCTTATCAAT AAATTGGAAAACTGCACTTAAAACTACTAGTCCATTGATATTGCTGGGCTTCGTTCGGCTTCTTACTACTACAGGTGTGGACTATCAG GTTCACGTTGGGGAATATGGAGTGCACTGGAATTTCTTTTTCACACTTGCTGGTGTATCAGTTCTTACATCTATAACAAATGTTCCTCCTAAGTATTGTGGAATTCTTGGTTCTTTGGTTCTAATAG GATACCAGAGTTGGTTGAATTGTGGATTAAATGCGTATCTGCTTTCTAACGAAAGGGGAACAGATATCATAAGCAAAAACAAAGAAGGGATTTTTAGCCTATTTG GATATTGGGCCCTCTATCTTGTTGGTGTCCAGTTGAGTCGCTATCTTTTTTTTCAGAACGGTTCTCATTCCACACGGAGAAGCAATAATATGACATTTGTTAAAGTCTGGCTTGTTGCTCTTCTGTTATG GATATTGACATTGCTTGTGGACAGACACATTGAAAGAGTTTCACGCAGAATG TGCAACCTGGCTTATGTTACTTGGGTGTTGTCTCTGAATTTACAG CCCAAATGA